Proteins co-encoded in one Pseudophryne corroboree isolate aPseCor3 chromosome 1, aPseCor3.hap2, whole genome shotgun sequence genomic window:
- the LOC135002016 gene encoding uncharacterized protein LOC135002016 has product MASYMDREFTTGFIDVYRASECLWKVRSKDFSNRQKKDQAYRQLVEYSKAHNSDADLLWAKKKIANLRTVFKKEHTRVIESQRSGAGTDDVYQPTLWYYEQMKFLLEREAKLHGQGSLDKESPKTPEEEGTLNPESTPEVMNTSATEATELELSGEESAPSRSTAPPRRRQKNSSLSSDSASSSTVQFIQRAEEMLNRPPDFYRQFSNTIESQIRVMPETVFRTFRRIVFDVLRRAEDNDLSDDLDLMSNPVRRARNAPQSQYPYPQPYYYPPGNPPPQRPFFSPGPPPTPTLPTPPTSTLSTGLYSAMLSTQLPPEDEATFFNY; this is encoded by the exons ATGGCTTCTTACATGGACCGGGAGTTCACAACTGGATTCATTGATGTGTATCGGGCCAGCGAATGTCTGTGGAAGGTCCGTAGCAAGGATTTTTCAAACAGACAGAAGAAGGATCAGGCCTACAGACAATTGGTGGAGTACAGCAAAGCCCATAACAGTGATGCTGATCTACTTTGGGCGAAGAAGAAGATAGCAAACTTGCGGACGGTGTTCAAGAAGGAACACACACGCGTGATCGAGTCTCAACGTTCAGGAGCCGGAACTGATGATGTTTACCAGCCGACGCTATGGTATTATGAACAGATGAAGTTCCTTTTGGAGAGAGAGGCGAAATTACATGGACAGGGTAGCCTGGATAAAGAGTCTCCTAAGACGCCAGAGGAAGAGGGGACCCTTAATCCG gaatctACCCCGGAGGTAATGAACACTTCCGCAACAGAGGCAACAGAACTGGAGCTCAGTGGTGAGGAGTCAGCACCATCTCGGTCGACAGCACCACCAAGGCGGAGACAAAAGAATTCATCATTGAGTTCCGATTCTGCATCCTCCAGCACGGTTCAATTTATCCAACGGGCAGAGGAAATGCTTAATAGGCCACCAGACTTCTATCGTCAATTTTCAAACACGATAGAATCTCAGATACGTGTAATGCCCGAAACTGTTTTTAGAACTTTCAGGCGCATAGTATTTGATGTATTGAGAAGGGCCGAGGATAATGACCTATCCGATGACCTGGATCTAATGTCAAATCCTGTGCGGCGCGCACgaaatgccccacagtcccagtatcCTTATCCCCAACCATACTATTATCCGCCGGGTAATCCTCCGCCACAGCGCCCTTTTTTTTCGCCGGGACCCCCACCTACACCCACTCTGCCCACTCCTCCCACCAGCACTTTGTCCACTGGATTGTACTCAGCAATGCTGAGTACACAGCTCCCCCCAGAGGACGAGGCTACTTTTTTCAattattaa